The following DNA comes from Candidatus Hydrogenedentota bacterium.
GTCTCCCTCAAAACGGACCCGACGGGGCGCCCCTGAGCTATAAGTTTCACCACAAGAATTCGGGCCGTCAATTGCAGGAACAACAGACTCTTGCCGAGGCCGGGGTCCAGGATGGCGACATTCTCCGGTTGCAGCCTGAAATAACAGCGGGCTAGTTTCATGCAAACAGACGCACATGCCGTTGCCATCACAGATGCCAATTTGGCGGAGGACCGGTTCAGCCGTTTTGGCCTGATTGAATGGTGGGACCAACAAAAGCTACGCGACGCGAAGATTCTTGTTGTTGGAGCCGGCGCGATCGGGAATGAGGTGCTTAAGAATCTGGCGCTGCTTGGAGTGGGG
Coding sequences within:
- a CDS encoding EsaB/YukD family protein → MAMINVTVFDSTENKRIPVELPDDAPVIKLVSILVQRLSLPQNGPDGAPLSYKFHHKNSGRQLQEQQTLAEAGVQDGDILRLQPEITAG